A stretch of the Microtus ochrogaster isolate Prairie Vole_2 linkage group LG2, MicOch1.0, whole genome shotgun sequence genome encodes the following:
- the LOC101993164 gene encoding 60S ribosomal protein L27a-like yields MPSRLRKTRNLRGHVSQGHGRIGKHRKHPGGRGKAGGMHHHRINFDKYHPGYFGKVGMRHYHLKNQSFCPTVNLDKLWTLVSEQTRTRVNAAKNKTGVASIMDVVRSGYYKVVGKGKLPKQPVIVKAKFFSRRAEEIKGKIKGVGGACVLVA; encoded by the exons ATGCcatccagactgagaaagaccCGGAACCTCCGGGGCCACGTGAGCCAAGGCCATGGCCGCATTGGTAAACACCGCAAGCATCCAGGAGGACGCGGGAAGGCTggaggcatgcatcatcacaggATCAACTTCGACAAATATCATCCAGGTTACTTCGGGAAAGTTGGGATGAGGCATTATCACTTAAAGAACCAAAGCTTCTGCCCCACTGTCAACCTGGATAAACTGTGGACGCTGGTCAGTGAGCAGACCCGG ACCCGGGTTAACGCTGCCAAGAACAAGACAGGAGTTGCTTCCATCATGGATGTCGTGCGATCGGGCTACTACAAAGTTGTGGGGAAGGGAAAACTCCCTAAGCAGCCTGTCATTGTGAAAGCCAAATTTTTCAGCAGAAGAGCTGAAGAGATTAAGggt aagattaaGGGTGTTGGAGGTGCCTGTGTTCTGGTGGCTTGA